The following proteins come from a genomic window of Rutidosis leptorrhynchoides isolate AG116_Rl617_1_P2 chromosome 10, CSIRO_AGI_Rlap_v1, whole genome shotgun sequence:
- the LOC139872453 gene encoding D-aminoacyl-tRNA deacylase-like produces the protein MVTLVVATTTDPASYGPASALSAIGNWNPGVFFQGIRSKANGNVRLLEHDKSIVEEDDLDSRWEHVSGEVVDDIIFLSKHTAVTNRPALTIHPIGVPHLKEGDIPPQGGKPGWAAVPSPRMTQWLILLKKLAQSHNLLPEFEITLEATHHGPVTNKPTMFVEIGSTIECWTRQDAAQVIARLVWEGLGIGGGEAVGNWNSMCSNKKVLLGLGGGHYVPRHMDIILKSGVWVGHLLSGYSLPMEDPGESKDIGGTWKHAIKTAYDATVEAFPGGEVIAHLDQKSFKGWQKKAITEYLCEQNIKIGKPGDFY, from the exons ATGGTGACGCTAGTGGTGGCAACAACCACCGATCCGGCGTCGTACGGACCAGCGTCAGCACTCTCCGCCATCGGAAACTGGAACCCCGGCGTTTTCTTTCAG ggGATTAGGAGTAAGGCTAATGGAAACGTGAGGTTACTGGAGCATGATAAAAGTATAGTTGAAGAAGATGATTTGGATAGTCGTTGGGAACATGTTAGCGGTGAAGTTGTTGATGACATCATATTTCTTAGCAAACATACCGCCGTTACAAATCGTCCTGCACTCACCATTCATCCCATAG GTGTGCCACATTTAAAAGAAGGAGATATTCCACCACAAGGAGGGAAGCCAGGGTGGGCCGCGGTTCCAAGTCCTAGGATGACTCAATGGTTGATACTCTTAAAGAAACTTGCCCAATCCCATAACTTGCTTCCTGAATTTGAG ATTACCTTGGAGGCTACTCATCATGGTCCAGTTACAAATAAGCCAACGATGTTTGTGGAGATAG GTAGCACAATTGAATGCTGGACTAGGCAAGATGCTGCTCAAGTCATTGCGCGG TTAGTTTGGGAAGGACTTGGAATTGGAGGAGGTGAGGCGGTTGGAAACTGGAACAG TATGTGCAGTAACAAAAAAGTACTTCTCGGTTTAGGAGGTGGCCATTATGTACCTCGCCACATGGACATAATCTT GAAAAGTGGTGTATGGGTCGGGCACTTACTGTCTGGATATTCGTTGCCAATGGAAGATCCGGGTGAATCGAAAGATATTGGTGGAACTTGGAAACATGCTATTAAAACTGCGTACGATGCTACAGTCGAAGCTTTTCCTGGTGGGGAAGTAATTGCTCATCTTGATCAAAA GAGTTTCAAGGGCTGGCAGAAGAAAGCGATTACGGAGTATTTATGTGAACAGAATATTAAAATTGGCAAACCGGGTGATTTCTACTAA
- the LOC139873226 gene encoding uncharacterized protein gives MASKSRRIRHLAESTMQGAGKKPRSIATEAASPSSSMKDEFSKYADYLNQFNDKRERVVKASRDITINSKKVIFQVHRISKMNKDEVLEKAEKDLSAVKDQQIARLVNELQGTDFWKLRRAYSPGIQEYVEAATLCKFCTTGTLLNLDEINAMLLPLGDPSFEPLQINILDYILGLADLTGELMRLAIGRISDGELEYAEKICRFVREIYRELTLVAPKMDDSSDMKTKMDVMLQSVMKIENACFGVHVRGSEYIPLIGTGDTSYASLGMSDFD, from the exons ATGGCTTCCAAATCTCGCCGCATCCGTCACC TTGCAGAATCAACAATGCAAGGTGCCGGTAAAAAACCTAGGTCAATTGCTACTGAAGCAGCTTCACCATCATCTTCAATGAAAGATGAATTCTCTAAATACGCTGATTATCTTAATCAATTT AATGACAAGAGAGAACGGGTAGTGAAAGCAAGTCGTGATATCACGATTAATAGCAAAAAGGTGATATTTCAAGTGCACAG GATCAGCAAAATGAACAAAGATGAAGTGTTGGAGAAGGCTGAAAAGGATCTTTCAGCTGTCAAAGATCAACAGATAGCCCGACTAGTAAATGAATTGCAAGGAACCGACTTTTGGAAACTAAGACGAGCATATTCTCCCGGG ATACAAGAATATGTTGAAGCTGCAACGTTATGTAAATTCTGCACTACTGGTACTTTGTTGAACCTTGATGAGATAAATGCCATGTTGTTACCACTGGGTGACCCGTCTTTTGAGCCGTTGCAAATTAATATCCTTGATTATATATTGGGT CTTGCTGACTTAACAGGAGAGTTGATGAGGTTGGCAATTGGGCGGATATCTGATGGCGAACTTGAGTATGCTGAAAAGATATGCAGATTTGTGCGCGAAATCTACCGAGAACTTACGCTTGTGGCTCCAAAAATGGATGATAGTTCAGATATGAAAACAAAAATGGATGTCATGCTCCAAAGTGTAATGAAGATAGAAAATG CTTGCTTTGGCGTTCATGTGAGAGGATCTGAATATATTCCTCTAATTGGAACTGGGGATACAAGTTACGCTTCGCTAGGAATGTCGGACTTTGACTAA